From the genome of Aggregicoccus sp. 17bor-14:
AGACTGCTTCAGGGGCACGCCGCGCGCGGCTCGGCGCTGCGCGCGCGCCCGCAGGCGGCGGTGAGCGTCTTCGTGTCCCGCAGCTCGCGCGCGAGCCGCGCGGTGCGCCGCTGCAGCGCGGCGTCCTTCGCCTGGTCGGGCTCCGCGGCGAGGTGCGCGAGCAGCCGCAGCGCGTCCGGCTTGCGCTTCAGGTCCGCGAGCAGCTCCGCCAGCTCGCGCAGCTCCCCCGGAGTCTCTCGTCCCGAGGCGCTCTCGAGCGCGCGCTCCAGCGCGTCCTCGGCGCTCTTGCGCTCCCCGCGCGCGAGGTAGATGCGCGCCACGGCCACGTTCGGCCCCACCCGCTCCTTCACGCGCAAGGACTCGCGAAAGGCGAGCAGCGCGTCGCCCGGGCGGTCCAGCTTGCGCTGGATCTCCCCCACCAGCTGCCAGAGCGTGGGGTCGCGGGGTGAGGCGCGCGCGGCCTCGGTGTAGCTCTGGGCCGCGGCTTCCAGCGCGCCGTCCCGCACCTGCAGGTCCCCGAGCGCCGTGAGCACCGAGGGCTCTCGAGCCCCGCGCGCCGCGTGCTCCTCGAGCAGCGCGCGCGCCTCCGCCTGCCGCCCCTGCCCCGCGAGCACCTCCGAGGCGCGCACGAGCAGCTGTCCGCGCCTTCCCGGCTCGGCCGACTCGGCCGCCAGCACATCGTGGCGCACGGCCGCGTCCCACTCGCCCTTCTTCTGGTGCAGCTCGGCGAGCAGCTCGAGCGAGGCGTCGTCGTCGGGAAAGAGCGCCACGGCCTTGCGCAGCGCACCGAAGGCCGCGTC
Proteins encoded in this window:
- a CDS encoding lipopolysaccharide assembly protein LapB; translated protein: MRRLPPLTAAALAALLALLGACNREPAARVTPEQYVEGLYLKGQLEYHQGKLPEALASFEEVRRLAPADPRVPAAVGEVYLAMGRLKDAAAQFEESVAREPKRATSWAQLGYLRAQLGQPDAAFGALRKAVALFPDDDASLELLAELHQKKGEWDAAVRHDVLAAESAEPGRRGQLLVRASEVLAGQGRQAEARALLEEHAARGAREPSVLTALGDLQVRDGALEAAAQSYTEAARASPRDPTLWQLVGEIQRKLDRPGDALLAFRESLRVKERVGPNVAVARIYLARGERKSAEDALERALESASGRETPGELRELAELLADLKRKPDALRLLAHLAAEPDQAKDAALQRRTARLARELRDTKTLTAACGRARSAEPRAACP